CGATGTGGGCAGTGTAGCGATCTGCCACCTGTATTGCAGTTTTTTATCTGCTAATAAATGGGGAGAAGTGTATTCTGTCTATTTATTAGCAGATAAGGCTGTGCAAAAAAGGAGGACTATTTTAATGCAGAGAATACCGAAAGCAATTAACAAAAAGAGGTTAGTCAGATATAAGGACGGAGCAGAAATGTACAGTATGGGCATGAATAAATTTCAATCTTTAGCGAAAGATGCAGGTGCTATCTTGAAGATTGACAGAATGGTATTGGTTGATTTAGATATATTTGACCAATATCTTGAATCATTTCGTGTGAAATAGGTAGCTGGTGTCTTGGTTAAGAAAGATTTTTCGTATAACTGAAAATAAGTGTTGACTTTTGGTTTAACTGAAAGTATAATGATTATGAAATGGATGGAGGTGTATATTGTGGCAAGGACAGGCAGACCAAAGTCGGACAATCCGAAGAAGAATCTTATCGGATTAAAGTTGACAGAGGATGAAGCCGCAAAACTCAGAGAATATGCGTCCAAACATGACATGACCATAACGCAGGTGCTACAAAAGGGGATTGATTTGCAGTATGCAATGGAAGAAACCCTGAGCAGCTAGTACGAAATCTCTTTCCTTGAGAAAGGAGCAGAGATGGCAAAATCAAGAAAGGATAATAAAGGGAGGGTTTTAAGGAAAGGCGAAACGCAGCGCAGTTGTGATGGCAAGTATGTATATACTTATACTGATCCGGAAGGAAAGCGCCGGAGCATATACTCAAAGGATATTATGGAACTGCGTGTGAGGGAAGAAAAACTGATTAAAGACCAGTTAGACGGATTGGATACATATGTGGCTGGCAGTGCAACAGTCAATTTTGTTTTTGACAGGTACATATCTACAAAGTCAGAACTCAGGGGAACAACCATGAGGAACTACAAATATATGTATGACCGTTTTATCAGGAATGGATTTGGCAGGAAAAAAATTGCAGCAATAAAATTTTCTGATGTATTGCAGTTTTACCAGCATCTGCTGAAGGACAAAGAAATGCAGATTAACACATTGGAAACAATCCATACGGTTCTTCACCCAACATTTCAGTTAGCAGTGCGGGATGATATTATCCGCAACAATCCAAGTGACGGAGTTATGGCGCAGATAAAAAAACAGCCGGGGAAAAATCATGGCGTAAGACATGCTCTGACTCTGGAACAGCAGAGAGCCTTTATAAACTATGTAGAAAGCAGTCCGAAGTATTTCCGCTGGACATCTTTGTTTAAATTTTTGTTAGGAACGGGATGCCGGATAGGGGAAGCTATCGGAATCAGATGGGAAGATGTGGATTTTGAAAAACGGATAATCAGCATCAACCACAGTTTAGTGTATTACAGTACAGAGTATAAAGAACATCCCATGTGTACGTTTTCTATATCACTTCCAAAAACAGAAGCAGGTATACGCATTATTCCGATGATGGATGCGGTATATGACGCACTCCAGACAGAACTTGCAGACCAGCAGGAAAACGGGTTTAATGAAACGGAGATTGACGGTATGAAAGGATTTATTTTTATGAACCGTTTTGGCTATGTCCATAATCCGCAGTCTATCAACCGGGCAATTAAGCGTATATACGAATCGTACAATGCAGAAGAAGTGGTAAACGCTTCCAAGCAGCACAGGGAGCCAGTGCTAATACCACATTTCTCATGTCATCATTTGAGGCATACCTTTTGCTCAAGGTTTTGCGAGAATGAAACAAATTTAAAGGTGATCCAGTCGATCATGGGACACGCCAACATTGAAACCACGATGGACATTTATGCGGAAGTCACCGATGCAAAGAAGCAGGAAGCAATTCAAAACTTAGCACACAAATTAGATGTATTTTAGGAAAGAGTCCGGCTAGGACTGACAGAGAGTACGACAAATTGTGTGCCATACGACAAGGGTACGACAAATTCGGGTGCTTTAATCAGTTTAAAAGTGTTATTTGACTGATTGTAAGATGCCGAAAAGTGGCTTAATAAAGGGAAATAAGTCATTTTAAAATAAAGTGATAAGAAATCCCGACGATGAAAACGCTTGGCGGAAAAGACCAGTAAAATCAGGGGTTTTCACAGGAAAGGCAAAATTTACGACCGGTTTACGACAAAACTGATAAAGAGAGTATGTTTATCATTTAAAAGACGAAAAAGCAAGACATTGTTTGAATTAAATGCCTTGCTTTTTTTGATGCGCTTTTTAGGCGGTAAAAAGAATGATTATGCCACTGGGAGCTGTTAGACAAGCTGGCAGAGAAAAAAGCAGTCATCGAGCAGAGGGACAAGTCGGAGAAGGAAGCCCCGGAGAAGGGGACAGAGAAAAAATCGGAGAGGGAGATATAAGCTATGGATAAATTTACAGTGGAAGAAATCAATCTAATGTGTGTTTGAGGGGCAGGACAGGACGGGCGTGATTATACTCCTGCTT
The sequence above is a segment of the Lachnospiraceae bacterium JLR.KK008 genome. Coding sequences within it:
- a CDS encoding DUF6462 family protein, with amino-acid sequence MQRIPKAINKKRLVRYKDGAEMYSMGMNKFQSLAKDAGAILKIDRMVLVDLDIFDQYLESFRVK
- a CDS encoding tyrosine-type recombinase/integrase is translated as MAKSRKDNKGRVLRKGETQRSCDGKYVYTYTDPEGKRRSIYSKDIMELRVREEKLIKDQLDGLDTYVAGSATVNFVFDRYISTKSELRGTTMRNYKYMYDRFIRNGFGRKKIAAIKFSDVLQFYQHLLKDKEMQINTLETIHTVLHPTFQLAVRDDIIRNNPSDGVMAQIKKQPGKNHGVRHALTLEQQRAFINYVESSPKYFRWTSLFKFLLGTGCRIGEAIGIRWEDVDFEKRIISINHSLVYYSTEYKEHPMCTFSISLPKTEAGIRIIPMMDAVYDALQTELADQQENGFNETEIDGMKGFIFMNRFGYVHNPQSINRAIKRIYESYNAEEVVNASKQHREPVLIPHFSCHHLRHTFCSRFCENETNLKVIQSIMGHANIETTMDIYAEVTDAKKQEAIQNLAHKLDVF